The proteins below are encoded in one region of Microbispora sp. NBC_01189:
- a CDS encoding isoprenyl transferase: MVRPPTPHPSGVTPPDIPRDLLPRHVAIVMDGNGRWAKARGLPRTEGHKMGEASLFDVIEGAIEIGIPYLSAYAFSTENWKRSPDEVRFLMGFNRDVIRRRRDELDAMGVRVRWAGRPGRLWQSVIKELEDAERKTVGNSTLTLQFCVNYGGRAEIVDAAVRLARDIADGRVKPGKVSEKVFARYLDEPEIPDVDLFLRSSGEQRTSNFLLWQSAYAEMVFLNQLWPDFDRRDLWQACEIYAKRDRRYGGALPNEVVPAAHAPR, translated from the coding sequence ATGGTTCGTCCTCCCACTCCCCACCCGTCCGGGGTCACCCCGCCCGACATTCCGCGCGACCTGCTGCCGCGTCACGTGGCGATCGTCATGGACGGCAACGGCCGCTGGGCCAAGGCCCGCGGGCTGCCGAGGACCGAAGGACACAAGATGGGCGAGGCGTCGCTGTTCGACGTCATCGAGGGCGCCATCGAGATCGGCATTCCCTACCTCTCCGCGTACGCCTTCTCGACCGAGAACTGGAAGCGCTCACCCGACGAGGTGCGCTTCCTCATGGGCTTCAACCGCGACGTCATCCGGCGCAGGCGCGACGAGCTCGACGCGATGGGCGTACGGGTCCGCTGGGCCGGGCGTCCCGGCCGGCTCTGGCAAAGTGTGATCAAGGAACTGGAGGACGCCGAGCGCAAAACGGTCGGCAACAGCACGCTGACCCTGCAGTTCTGCGTGAACTACGGCGGCCGCGCGGAGATCGTGGACGCGGCCGTGCGGCTCGCCCGCGACATCGCCGACGGCCGGGTCAAGCCCGGCAAGGTCTCGGAGAAGGTCTTCGCGCGCTACCTCGACGAGCCGGAGATCCCGGACGTCGACCTGTTCCTGCGGTCCTCGGGCGAGCAGCGCACCTCCAACTTCCTGCTCTGGCAGTCCGCCTACGCCGAGATGGTGTTCCTCAACCAGTTGTGGCCCGACTTCGACCGCCGTGACCTGTGGCAGGCGTGCGAGATCTACGCCAAGCGCGACCGCAGGTACGGCGGCGCGCTCCCGAACGAGGTCGTCCCCGCCGCCCACGCGCCGCGGTAG
- a CDS encoding CGNR zinc finger domain-containing protein, translated as MPFSHDMVHSLATVVDLVNTGTGERDGLAEVADLTEFVGRREVSGVRTLTRRDLAEVRALREAFHAVFTAPDQTTAVRVLNTLLGGTRITPSLTEHDGHPLHVHYFAPDASLAEHLAADCGVALAHVLVENERERLRTCAAPDCSHVFVDESRNRSRVYCDSRTCGNRMHVAAYRARARRRDAS; from the coding sequence GTGCCGTTCAGCCATGACATGGTCCACTCGCTGGCGACGGTGGTGGACCTCGTCAACACCGGCACCGGTGAGCGCGACGGACTGGCCGAGGTCGCCGACCTGACGGAGTTCGTCGGCAGGCGGGAGGTCAGCGGGGTGCGGACGCTGACCCGGCGGGACCTCGCCGAGGTGCGGGCCCTGCGCGAGGCGTTCCACGCCGTGTTCACCGCGCCCGACCAGACGACGGCGGTCAGGGTGCTCAACACGCTGCTGGGCGGCACCCGCATCACGCCGAGCCTCACCGAGCACGACGGCCACCCGCTCCACGTCCACTACTTCGCGCCCGACGCGTCGTTGGCCGAGCACCTGGCCGCCGACTGCGGTGTCGCGCTCGCCCACGTGCTCGTGGAGAACGAGCGGGAGCGCCTGCGCACGTGCGCCGCGCCCGACTGCTCGCACGTCTTCGTGGACGAGTCGCGGAACCGTTCCCGGGTCTACTGCGACAGCCGCACCTGCGGCAACCGCATGCACGTGGCCGCCTACCGGGCCCGCGCCCGCCGCCGCGACGCCTCCTGA
- a CDS encoding Fur family transcriptional regulator, with protein sequence MTKSRDAVHEILRQSGGFRSAQDVFAEMRADGSKIGLTTVYRALQSLSDAGRVDVLRTDEGESVYRACQSDTHHHHLVCRACGRTVEVAGPDVERWAEVVGAEHGFIDVTHTVEVFGTCSSCAASRGETPSATPPGPVGKAAGKG encoded by the coding sequence ATGACCAAGAGCCGCGACGCCGTTCACGAGATCCTCCGCCAGAGCGGCGGGTTCCGCAGCGCGCAGGACGTGTTCGCCGAGATGCGCGCGGACGGCTCGAAGATCGGCCTCACGACCGTCTACCGGGCGCTCCAGTCGCTGTCGGACGCGGGCCGGGTCGACGTGCTGCGCACCGACGAGGGCGAGTCGGTCTACCGGGCCTGCCAGAGCGACACGCACCACCACCACCTCGTGTGCCGGGCGTGCGGGCGCACGGTCGAGGTGGCCGGGCCGGACGTGGAGCGGTGGGCGGAGGTCGTCGGGGCCGAGCACGGCTTCATCGACGTCACCCACACCGTCGAGGTCTTCGGCACCTGCTCCTCGTGCGCCGCGTCACGCGGTGAGACCCCTTCGGCGACACCCCCCGGCCCGGTGGGAAAGGCCGCCGGAAAGGGCTGA
- a CDS encoding DUF6703 family protein, which translates to MGSETEPPRRQVPAHPLARRPAGEAQVRGAGAGGAQGRSPRPVRPLPTGEHFFTPGATGARRTVETKSAPLLVFLFQVPRWLAPVVLVALLIAGLVVPDWRGGVAVLPVLAFIAWLAYLSWPSLRPVGRLLRVAVGTFLVLLVATRFGLF; encoded by the coding sequence GTGGGAAGCGAAACGGAACCGCCGCGCCGCCAGGTCCCCGCGCATCCCCTGGCGCGCAGGCCCGCCGGGGAGGCGCAGGTGCGGGGAGCAGGGGCGGGAGGAGCGCAGGGGCGGTCGCCGCGCCCGGTGCGTCCGCTGCCCACCGGTGAGCACTTCTTCACGCCGGGCGCCACCGGGGCGCGCCGGACGGTCGAGACGAAGAGCGCGCCGCTGCTGGTCTTCCTGTTCCAGGTGCCCCGCTGGCTGGCCCCGGTGGTCCTGGTGGCGCTGCTCATCGCCGGCCTGGTCGTGCCGGACTGGCGCGGCGGCGTGGCCGTGCTCCCCGTGCTGGCGTTCATCGCCTGGCTGGCCTACCTGTCGTGGCCGTCGCTGCGGCCGGTGGGCCGGTTGCTCCGCGTGGCGGTCGGGACGTTCCTGGTCCTCCTCGTCGCGACCCGCTTCGGGCTCTTCTGA
- a CDS encoding antibiotic biosynthesis monooxygenase family protein, which translates to MLAVIRYSVPGARTEEFATQARAILDLLAAQPGYLRGRLGRAVDEPALWALVSEWEGAGHYRRALSAARMEMYPLMTLMINEPGAFEDVYAPPGAGVNAGTTGKGIASRGTTGKA; encoded by the coding sequence ATGCTCGCCGTGATCCGCTACTCGGTGCCGGGCGCCCGCACCGAGGAGTTCGCCACCCAGGCCCGCGCCATCCTGGACCTGCTGGCCGCCCAGCCGGGCTACCTGCGCGGACGGCTCGGCCGGGCGGTGGACGAGCCCGCCCTGTGGGCGCTGGTCAGCGAGTGGGAGGGGGCGGGCCACTACCGGCGTGCCCTGTCGGCGGCGCGGATGGAGATGTATCCGCTGATGACCCTCATGATCAACGAGCCGGGGGCCTTCGAGGACGTGTACGCGCCTCCGGGCGCCGGCGTGAACGCGGGGACCACGGGCAAGGGGATCGCGAGCAGGGGGACCACGGGCAAGGCGTGA